The Peribacillus simplex genome contains a region encoding:
- the queG gene encoding tRNA epoxyqueuosine(34) reductase QueG: MDMNSFKQEVILYSKEIGIDKIGFTSATAFTELKGRLIRQQELDYQSGFEEADIEKRVRPELIFDKPQSIISIALAYPSKLKDAPQSTKSERRGIFCRASWGTDYHTVLRNRLQLLEDFIKDKVPGALTKSMVDTGELSDRAVAERAGIGWSGKNSMIITPEFGSYVYLGDMITNLPFEPDQPMEDQCGTCNKCVDVCPTGALVQGGQLNSKRCIAFLTQTKGFLPDEFRTKIGNRLYGCDTCQTVCPKNKGMDFHFHEEMEPDPELAKPLLKPLLTIPNRDFKETYGHVSGSWRGKKPIQRNAILALAHFKDETALPQLIQVMKDDPRPVIRGTAAWAVGKIGREQAISILEEARMKETDEEVLAEIEKGLQFTLETK, from the coding sequence ATGGATATGAACTCATTCAAGCAAGAAGTGATTTTATATAGTAAGGAAATCGGCATCGATAAAATCGGCTTTACATCGGCCACGGCTTTTACTGAATTGAAAGGTCGGCTGATACGTCAACAGGAACTGGATTATCAGTCAGGGTTTGAAGAAGCCGATATAGAAAAAAGGGTAAGGCCCGAATTGATATTCGATAAACCGCAATCCATCATTTCGATTGCGCTTGCTTATCCTTCGAAATTGAAGGATGCTCCGCAAAGTACAAAAAGTGAGCGGCGCGGGATCTTTTGCCGTGCTTCTTGGGGAACGGATTATCATACCGTTCTTCGTAATAGATTGCAGTTACTTGAGGATTTCATTAAAGATAAAGTGCCAGGGGCATTGACGAAATCCATGGTTGATACGGGCGAATTATCAGATAGGGCAGTGGCTGAACGTGCAGGAATTGGCTGGAGTGGAAAAAACAGTATGATCATCACTCCGGAATTCGGGTCTTATGTATATTTGGGGGACATGATTACCAACCTGCCATTTGAACCTGATCAGCCGATGGAAGATCAATGCGGGACATGCAATAAATGTGTCGATGTTTGCCCGACTGGTGCGCTCGTTCAGGGCGGGCAGCTAAATTCCAAGCGTTGCATTGCATTCTTAACGCAGACAAAAGGTTTCCTTCCGGATGAGTTCAGGACGAAAATAGGCAATCGTTTGTATGGGTGTGATACATGCCAGACAGTTTGTCCGAAAAACAAAGGAATGGATTTTCATTTTCATGAAGAGATGGAACCTGACCCCGAGCTGGCGAAACCGCTGTTGAAACCACTGCTTACGATTCCAAATCGGGACTTTAAAGAAACATACGGCCATGTTTCTGGATCTTGGCGTGGTAAGAAACCAATCCAACGGAATGCCATTTTAGCATTGGCCCACTTCAAAGATGAAACCGCATTGCCCCAATTGATACAGGTCATGAAGGATGATCCGCGGCCCGTAATCCGGGGGACAGCGGCCTGGGCAGTTGGGAAAATTGGAAGGGAGCAGGCCATTTCCATTCTGGAAGAAGCACGAATGAAGGAAACGGATGAAGAGGTACTCGCGGAAATTGAGAAAGGACTGCAGTTTACCTTGGAAACAAAATGA
- the mgtE gene encoding magnesium transporter — translation MIEILTEDQLTLQIIKVLKEGKKKEFQAILEELQPYDIARIFEGLPEKHHTRFLLLLDSEQIAELIQEVEKIHQLKILSKLGIEKSGHVMDLMDNDDLASLLEDLSPEKIEELLSGMKQEESKIVQNIMNYPPETAGRIMTNRFVWIPQHYTVRESVEKLKIFAEFSETINYLYVIDNDKKLVGVVSYRDLIINDESEKIQDIMYSRVISVSAYEDQEEVARVIERYDFLAIPVVEKNNELLGIVTVDDIIDVVIKEANEDIEKLSASGKAIDFDTKAHVAAYRRLPWLILLLFIGLVSGTIISGFEETLSKVVALAFFMPMIAGMTGNTGTQSLAVVVRGLIISDTDKGVVTRLIVRELKVGMIIGFTCGILISIIAYVWQGNPVLGLVVGSSLVMTLIIGTLAGTIIPLILYKFNIDPAVASGPLITTLNDILSLLIYFGIATMFISKLM, via the coding sequence ATGATAGAAATCCTGACGGAAGATCAGCTAACTTTACAAATCATAAAAGTTTTAAAGGAAGGAAAAAAGAAAGAATTTCAAGCAATATTAGAAGAACTCCAACCATATGACATTGCGCGAATTTTTGAGGGGCTGCCTGAAAAACACCATACACGCTTCTTGTTATTACTTGATTCAGAACAAATCGCTGAACTGATTCAAGAAGTTGAAAAAATACATCAATTGAAAATCCTTAGTAAATTAGGAATAGAGAAATCCGGCCATGTAATGGATCTAATGGATAATGATGACCTAGCTTCATTGTTAGAGGACCTATCCCCTGAAAAAATTGAAGAACTTCTTTCAGGTATGAAACAAGAAGAATCAAAAATCGTTCAAAATATCATGAATTATCCACCTGAAACGGCCGGGCGAATAATGACAAACCGTTTTGTATGGATACCCCAACACTATACGGTTCGGGAATCAGTTGAAAAGCTGAAGATCTTTGCGGAGTTTTCGGAAACGATCAATTATCTTTATGTAATAGATAATGATAAAAAATTAGTAGGTGTTGTGTCATATCGGGATTTAATAATAAATGATGAATCTGAAAAAATTCAAGATATTATGTATAGCCGGGTCATCTCCGTATCTGCTTATGAAGACCAGGAAGAGGTAGCTCGTGTTATTGAGCGATATGATTTTTTAGCAATTCCTGTAGTTGAAAAGAATAATGAATTATTAGGAATTGTGACCGTCGATGATATTATTGATGTTGTCATTAAGGAAGCGAATGAAGATATTGAAAAATTATCGGCCTCCGGTAAAGCTATAGACTTTGACACGAAGGCGCACGTGGCCGCATATCGTCGGCTACCCTGGCTCATTTTACTTTTATTTATCGGATTAGTGTCCGGAACTATAATAAGCGGTTTTGAAGAAACATTGTCCAAAGTTGTGGCACTTGCTTTCTTTATGCCGATGATCGCAGGGATGACTGGAAATACAGGTACTCAATCTTTAGCTGTTGTTGTAAGAGGCCTGATCATTAGTGATACGGATAAAGGTGTCGTAACCAGACTTATAGTACGGGAACTGAAAGTTGGAATGATAATAGGTTTTACCTGTGGCATATTAATTTCAATCATTGCTTATGTTTGGCAGGGAAATCCCGTTCTGGGATTAGTGGTTGGAAGTTCGTTAGTGATGACCCTAATTATCGGGACATTAGCTGGGACCATTATTCCCTTGATATTATATAAATTCAACATCGATCCCGCCGTTGCTTCTGGTCCGCTAATTACAACACTGAATGATATACTTTCGTTACTCATTTACTTTGGAATTGCAACGATGTTTATTTCAAAATTGATGTAG
- a CDS encoding B3/B4 domain-containing protein, with amino-acid sequence MEITVSANLSSKIPEFKVGIITYENIEVGPSPQMVKGRLQLFQEALFFDLEEKELTDFSGIKAWREIFKATGTNPSRYRPSVEALYRRVKNQNYLTPIHSAIDLNNFFSLLYEVPIGIYDAEKLSGDISIKIGEGADGYDGLNGRLNSMENMITSADHDGAFGSPYVDSERTKVTEGTKKAIQIVYLQPNTPITEADQLTKSLMDMFLEIHGGEGTYSIVEG; translated from the coding sequence TTGGAAATTACCGTATCAGCTAATCTTAGCAGTAAAATCCCTGAATTCAAAGTTGGGATCATTACATATGAAAACATCGAAGTGGGTCCCTCCCCGCAAATGGTGAAAGGAAGACTTCAGCTATTTCAGGAAGCTCTTTTCTTCGACCTTGAAGAAAAGGAATTGACCGACTTTTCCGGCATTAAAGCGTGGCGGGAGATTTTCAAGGCTACAGGAACAAACCCGTCACGGTATCGCCCCTCCGTGGAAGCCCTTTACCGCCGCGTAAAAAACCAGAATTACTTGACACCCATCCATTCAGCCATCGATTTGAATAACTTCTTCTCGCTGTTATATGAAGTTCCGATCGGCATTTATGATGCGGAAAAATTATCAGGAGACATCTCGATAAAGATTGGCGAAGGGGCAGATGGTTACGACGGTTTGAACGGCCGCTTGAATTCCATGGAAAATATGATCACTTCAGCCGATCATGATGGCGCATTCGGAAGTCCTTACGTTGATTCAGAACGCACGAAAGTCACCGAAGGAACGAAAAAAGCCATCCAAATCGTATATTTACAACCCAATACTCCAATCACGGAAGCAGATCAGCTAACGAAATCCTTGATGGACATGTTCCTTGAAATCCATGGTGGTGAAGGGACTTACTCGATTGTAGAAGGATAA
- the trmL gene encoding tRNA (uridine(34)/cytosine(34)/5-carboxymethylaminomethyluridine(34)-2'-O)-methyltransferase TrmL: protein MSIHVVLYQPQIPANTGNIARTCAGTDTSLHLIRPLGFSTDDKQLKRAGLDYWENVKIHYYDSLDEFYERNAGGEFYYLTKFGEQPHSSFDYSDQDSEIYFIFGRETTGLPKELIQENMDRCLRIPMTDKVRSLNLSNTAAILIYEALRQQNYRELDLKTKG, encoded by the coding sequence GTGTCAATACATGTAGTTTTATATCAACCACAGATTCCAGCAAATACAGGAAATATCGCAAGAACATGTGCAGGGACGGATACGTCTTTACATCTCATCCGCCCGCTCGGTTTCTCGACGGATGACAAACAGCTTAAACGGGCCGGACTCGATTATTGGGAGAATGTAAAGATCCATTATTATGATTCGTTAGATGAGTTTTATGAAAGAAATGCCGGCGGTGAATTTTATTACTTGACCAAATTCGGGGAACAGCCGCATTCCAGCTTCGATTACAGTGATCAAGACAGTGAAATATACTTCATTTTTGGCCGTGAAACGACGGGTCTTCCGAAAGAGCTGATCCAAGAAAATATGGACCGGTGCCTGCGGATTCCGATGACGGATAAAGTACGTTCCCTTAATCTGTCGAACACGGCTGCCATCTTGATTTATGAAGCACTGAGACAGCAAAATTACCGTGAATTGGATTTGAAAACAAAAGGTTGA
- a CDS encoding amidase domain-containing protein — translation MREQLQRLLQERVEFYTSDNLERSERKLHLKKEMMRNRAAEIVRVNAAGKVHSKKKEDNDTVLTYHVHLQYLLKQEDSFYIEEEMEEREARFRNGYIVDERELFPSFETEEAPQKCDPGADRLAYKYDRMKAVQYAERWWNEFNPAYHKFTDDCTNYISQCLHAGGIPTWGAPNKNKGWWIRGKSWSYTWTTAHSLYHLLKAGNAIRTKQVESARELNLGDILCIDFEGDGRFDHNLIVTAKDQDGMPLVNAHTMNSRHRYWTYEDSTRYTPNIVYKFFVILDGR, via the coding sequence TTGAGGGAACAATTGCAACGCCTGTTACAAGAAAGAGTGGAGTTTTATACTTCCGATAATCTGGAACGGAGTGAAAGGAAGTTGCATTTGAAGAAGGAAATGATGAGGAACCGTGCTGCGGAAATTGTTCGGGTGAATGCGGCAGGAAAGGTGCATTCGAAGAAAAAGGAAGACAATGATACAGTCCTGACATATCATGTGCATCTGCAATATTTATTGAAACAGGAGGATTCATTTTATATAGAAGAAGAAATGGAAGAAAGGGAGGCCCGGTTTCGAAATGGGTATATAGTGGATGAACGTGAGCTGTTTCCCAGCTTTGAAACCGAAGAGGCACCGCAAAAATGTGATCCAGGCGCAGATCGTCTCGCATATAAGTATGATCGAATGAAGGCCGTCCAATATGCCGAGCGTTGGTGGAACGAATTCAATCCGGCTTATCATAAATTCACTGATGATTGTACAAATTACATTTCACAATGTTTACATGCGGGAGGAATACCGACGTGGGGGGCGCCAAACAAAAATAAGGGCTGGTGGATAAGGGGGAAAAGCTGGAGTTACACATGGACGACGGCCCATTCTTTATATCATCTGCTTAAAGCCGGGAATGCCATCAGGACAAAGCAGGTGGAGTCGGCCAGGGAATTGAATTTGGGTGATATCCTCTGCATAGATTTCGAAGGGGACGGACGGTTTGATCATAACTTGATCGTAACGGCAAAGGACCAGGACGGGATGCCGCTTGTGAATGCACATACGATGAACAGCCGTCACCGGTATTGGACATATGAGGATTCAACCAGATATACACCGAACATCGTTTATAAATTCTTTGTGATTTTGGATGGAAGGTGA
- a CDS encoding FUSC family protein: MSKNKQGPSSKPLKLDVIHTTFKQAFELKKNPFPWIKALSAGIAAASPVFIGLLFGNLAYGLLAGIGGFTYLYVFNQPYHQRAKKIFFVMVGLALSVVLGTLVAPYQLGTAIMMGIIGASVFFIFGALKITGPSAVFFVLSFALATGMPIDQTLAPLRGNLVLLGGALSWIICMLGWFFNPHGPEKLAVEKVYRELGAFFDSLGTGRFNAARQRTVLAMKQAEDTLLAGFSNRRSSDMLKRLFLLNDHANVIFLEALELSLHKKVVLPPELGQSVRALADSLASKTKNESKILQPDQMQLEVEKLFVEIYNADAIMNEPVSKIHQEASISKPSLKTIFLGAFDKNSIVFLSSIRYGAILTIAAIIAYSADFNRSYWIPLSCAAVMSGATIVATFHRAVQRTFGTIIGLLLASSILASVHNEFIIVLIILCLTIITELFIVRNYGLAAMFFTPSALIMAEYSTQSYDFSFFATVRITDIVVGSMIGLLGSLLIGSRSASSLLNHLMAKTIRSQGQFLLVAFSGHDNELAIDESSERNKMQTNMVNLLTVYNAALGEIFKNKARLESLWPVIFSIEQLGYYLNASLKFSDRSVLSERELAQLLYVFETMAIAADKGRPLTNKEVPEIEGYSKIRHEILDLQKALRFSGEATG; encoded by the coding sequence ATGAGTAAAAATAAGCAGGGGCCCTCTTCAAAACCTCTGAAGTTGGATGTAATACATACGACATTTAAACAGGCTTTTGAATTAAAAAAGAATCCATTTCCTTGGATAAAAGCGTTAAGTGCAGGGATAGCGGCTGCCTCACCTGTTTTCATTGGCTTATTATTCGGCAATTTAGCGTACGGTTTACTGGCAGGAATAGGCGGGTTCACTTATTTATACGTATTTAACCAACCGTATCATCAAAGAGCTAAAAAGATTTTCTTTGTGATGGTGGGTCTTGCTTTATCTGTTGTATTAGGAACGCTTGTGGCTCCATACCAATTGGGAACAGCCATAATGATGGGGATCATCGGGGCAAGTGTTTTTTTTATTTTTGGTGCATTAAAGATTACCGGTCCTTCGGCGGTTTTCTTTGTCTTGAGTTTTGCGCTAGCGACAGGTATGCCCATTGATCAGACGCTTGCGCCGTTGCGTGGAAACCTTGTTTTATTGGGTGGGGCACTATCTTGGATAATCTGTATGTTAGGTTGGTTTTTCAATCCTCATGGACCAGAAAAGCTTGCTGTGGAAAAGGTGTACAGAGAATTGGGGGCATTCTTTGATTCGCTAGGCACCGGGAGATTCAATGCAGCAAGACAAAGAACGGTATTGGCGATGAAACAAGCGGAAGATACATTGTTAGCAGGGTTTTCAAACAGGCGAAGCTCAGATATGTTAAAGCGGTTGTTTCTATTGAATGACCATGCGAATGTCATTTTCTTGGAAGCATTGGAACTATCCTTGCACAAAAAGGTTGTGCTACCGCCAGAATTAGGACAATCGGTACGTGCCTTGGCCGACTCCCTTGCATCTAAAACTAAAAATGAATCAAAGATTCTTCAGCCGGACCAAATGCAACTAGAGGTGGAAAAGCTATTCGTTGAAATTTACAATGCAGATGCCATCATGAATGAACCGGTTAGTAAAATCCACCAAGAAGCATCAATCTCAAAGCCTTCTTTAAAAACGATTTTTCTTGGGGCGTTCGATAAGAACTCGATTGTCTTTCTCTCTTCCATCCGATATGGAGCAATCCTTACCATTGCAGCAATCATAGCCTATTCCGCCGATTTTAACCGTTCATACTGGATTCCCTTATCCTGTGCAGCCGTTATGTCAGGTGCGACCATCGTTGCCACATTTCATCGTGCGGTACAAAGGACCTTCGGGACAATCATCGGACTCCTGTTAGCAAGCTCAATTCTTGCATCCGTTCATAACGAGTTCATTATCGTTCTGATCATTTTGTGTTTGACAATCATTACAGAGCTTTTCATCGTACGGAATTATGGATTGGCGGCGATGTTTTTTACCCCTTCAGCATTGATCATGGCGGAATATTCAACTCAAAGCTATGATTTCAGTTTTTTTGCGACCGTAAGAATAACCGATATCGTCGTTGGGAGCATGATAGGTCTTCTTGGATCGCTGTTAATCGGCAGTCGATCGGCCTCAAGCCTTCTCAACCATTTGATGGCCAAAACGATTCGCAGCCAGGGGCAATTTCTGTTGGTGGCGTTCTCTGGACATGATAATGAACTTGCAATCGATGAAAGCAGTGAAAGGAACAAAATGCAAACCAATATGGTGAATCTATTAACGGTCTACAATGCGGCTCTTGGTGAGATATTCAAAAACAAGGCTAGACTGGAATCTCTTTGGCCCGTAATATTTTCAATAGAACAGTTGGGATATTATTTAAATGCAAGCTTGAAATTCTCTGATCGGTCGGTACTTTCAGAGCGTGAACTTGCTCAATTACTGTATGTTTTTGAAACAATGGCAATCGCTGCAGATAAGGGGCGGCCACTTACTAATAAAGAGGTTCCCGAAATTGAAGGGTACTCAAAAATCCGCCACGAAATTTTGGATCTTCAAAAAGCGCTACGGTTTAGCGGTGAAGCAACTGGCTAA
- a CDS encoding alpha/beta hydrolase family protein — translation MKRLLAIICIIMCAFVLMVGCRTKDAVQVEEESKEVRSLKAIEGRWAGDIKIPNQPLPIIVHFTKKDGTISIPVQGLNEFPLTSVKLSKSDLFFDMDIQNQKITFDGKVDQERISGTFVQNGQAFPFELLKKSDQAVLEKETGEIVQADLKNGTIKGLLVTPKNEGPFPVMIIIAGSGPTDKDGNTIANPGKNNSLKMLAESLAEKGIASIRYDKRGIGDNMQLAGKEKDLRFEQYIDDAAAWAQFAKKDGRFSKVGIIGHSEGSLIGMAAAKKTETDIFISLAGAGEPIDQVLIKQLEEQLTPTLLTESKDILAKLKQGRQVGTVSADLQSVFRPSVQPYLISWIQYNPIETVKELNVPVLIVNGNRDIQVPATNAKALHKEKSDSELLILEKMNHVLKEAPEDRKGNLATYTNPELPLSPGLVNGIIEFLNKNDITSNEDHKNNN, via the coding sequence ATGAAAAGACTTTTGGCGATTATATGTATTATCATGTGTGCTTTTGTATTAATGGTAGGCTGCAGAACCAAGGACGCGGTGCAGGTGGAAGAGGAATCGAAGGAAGTGAGATCATTGAAAGCTATTGAAGGCAGGTGGGCGGGAGATATTAAGATTCCAAATCAACCGCTTCCAATCATTGTTCATTTTACAAAAAAAGATGGAACGATAAGCATTCCTGTCCAAGGGTTGAACGAATTCCCCTTAACAAGTGTAAAGTTAAGTAAGTCAGACTTGTTTTTTGATATGGACATCCAAAATCAGAAAATAACATTTGATGGGAAAGTAGATCAGGAAAGGATTTCAGGAACATTTGTTCAAAATGGGCAAGCGTTCCCCTTTGAATTGCTTAAGAAATCGGATCAGGCAGTTCTAGAGAAAGAAACAGGTGAAATCGTGCAGGCCGACTTAAAGAACGGAACCATTAAAGGCCTTTTGGTAACACCAAAAAATGAAGGGCCTTTTCCTGTGATGATTATAATTGCGGGTTCTGGTCCGACCGATAAAGATGGTAACACCATTGCAAATCCCGGAAAAAATAATAGTTTAAAAATGTTAGCCGAGAGTCTTGCAGAAAAAGGTATCGCAAGCATTAGGTATGATAAGCGCGGAATTGGTGATAATATGCAATTGGCTGGAAAAGAAAAGGACCTAAGATTTGAACAATATATTGATGATGCAGCTGCTTGGGCTCAATTTGCCAAAAAGGACGGCCGTTTTTCCAAAGTCGGCATCATCGGCCATAGTGAAGGCTCTTTAATTGGAATGGCAGCCGCAAAGAAAACGGAAACAGACATATTCATTTCATTAGCGGGTGCAGGCGAACCCATTGACCAAGTACTCATTAAACAGCTTGAAGAGCAACTGACACCGACGTTATTAACGGAATCCAAAGATATACTGGCAAAGCTAAAACAAGGAAGACAAGTCGGGACTGTCAGTGCTGATTTGCAAAGTGTATTCCGACCTTCTGTTCAACCTTACTTGATTTCTTGGATTCAATATAACCCGATAGAAACAGTAAAGGAACTGAATGTCCCTGTTCTGATCGTAAACGGTAATAGAGATATTCAAGTTCCGGCAACTAACGCAAAAGCGTTACATAAGGAAAAAAGCGATTCTGAATTACTTATCCTCGAAAAGATGAATCATGTATTGAAAGAGGCCCCTGAAGATCGAAAGGGAAATTTAGCAACCTATACAAATCCAGAACTACCATTATCCCCAGGATTGGTGAATGGAATCATTGAATTTTTAAACAAAAATGATATCACAAGTAATGAAGATCATAAAAATAACAATTGA
- a CDS encoding YbjN domain-containing protein, translating to MSNVAKFRDFLTSEKIYMNELKEDGTTFFRAEQKLKDGWKVLLVFAFNQDENVADLFCFNVAELKNPEKKQDVHTLLNEFNANFRYSKLYEENGTISIRHSYSIEGDIVPDLAFRKLIMLLETAQQVYPRLMEVIWS from the coding sequence ATGTCAAACGTTGCTAAATTTCGTGATTTTTTAACTAGTGAGAAAATCTATATGAATGAGTTGAAAGAAGATGGGACCACCTTTTTTAGAGCTGAGCAAAAGTTAAAGGACGGGTGGAAGGTCCTCTTAGTATTTGCTTTCAATCAAGATGAAAATGTGGCGGACTTATTTTGCTTTAATGTCGCCGAGTTGAAGAATCCTGAAAAGAAACAGGATGTACATACACTGTTGAATGAATTTAATGCTAATTTTAGGTATTCCAAGCTGTATGAAGAAAATGGGACCATTTCCATTCGGCATTCATACTCCATTGAGGGGGACATCGTACCGGATCTGGCGTTCAGGAAGTTAATCATGCTGCTTGAAACAGCACAGCAGGTTTATCCGCGTTTAATGGAAGTCATTTGGTCTTAA
- a CDS encoding NADP-dependent oxidoreductase: MTQTKQQMITLANRPKGMPSKGDFNFVESEVPTPKDNEILVRTLYLSVDPYMRGRMQDTKSYIAPFELNKVITGGVVAEVVESNSNSFKQGDVVVGNIDWAEYTVVTEKEIRVIDPKVAPVTTHLGILGMTGLTAYFGLLDIGKPQEGETVVVSGAAGAVGSVVGQIAKIKGAKVVGIAGSDEKLEYLTKELGFDGAVNYKRDSFKTDLANAVPDGVDVYFDNVGGEVSDAVFTLLNANARIPLCGAISSYNEEGKDLGPRLQSAMIKTSALMKGFTVGNYAARFQEGATDLGKWLQEGKLKYEETIVEGFENTPDAFLGLFKGTNLGKQLVKVAEPEFAQL, translated from the coding sequence ATGACACAGACCAAACAACAAATGATCACCCTGGCAAATCGTCCAAAAGGTATGCCTTCAAAAGGAGATTTTAACTTTGTTGAGAGTGAAGTTCCCACACCAAAGGATAATGAAATTTTAGTACGTACACTATATTTATCTGTCGATCCATACATGCGTGGCAGAATGCAAGATACCAAGTCATATATTGCTCCATTTGAATTGAATAAGGTTATTACGGGTGGAGTTGTTGCAGAAGTTGTTGAGTCCAACTCGAATTCCTTCAAACAAGGGGATGTCGTTGTTGGGAATATCGACTGGGCGGAATACACAGTTGTCACCGAGAAGGAAATCCGCGTGATCGATCCCAAGGTGGCTCCGGTCACAACTCATTTAGGGATTCTTGGAATGACCGGTTTAACTGCTTACTTTGGCTTGCTTGATATTGGTAAACCTCAAGAAGGTGAAACTGTAGTGGTTTCAGGAGCGGCTGGAGCAGTTGGTTCAGTAGTCGGACAAATTGCTAAGATAAAAGGTGCTAAAGTCGTTGGCATCGCTGGTTCAGACGAAAAACTCGAGTACTTAACGAAAGAGCTCGGATTTGATGGGGCCGTAAATTATAAAAGAGATAGTTTCAAGACAGATTTAGCTAATGCTGTTCCCGATGGAGTCGATGTTTATTTCGATAATGTGGGCGGCGAGGTGTCCGATGCTGTTTTCACACTTTTGAATGCGAATGCCCGAATTCCATTATGTGGAGCGATTTCCTCGTATAATGAAGAAGGGAAAGATCTAGGGCCGCGTCTGCAATCGGCGATGATCAAAACGAGTGCCCTTATGAAAGGTTTCACAGTTGGAAATTATGCCGCCAGATTCCAAGAGGGGGCTACTGATTTAGGCAAGTGGCTTCAAGAGGGAAAGCTGAAGTATGAAGAAACGATTGTTGAAGGGTTCGAAAACACACCTGATGCATTTTTAGGTTTGTTTAAAGGAACGAACCTCGGTAAACAGCTTGTAAAAGTTGCGGAACCTGAATTCGCTCAACTATAA